A genomic window from Micromonospora sp. WMMA1947 includes:
- a CDS encoding NADH-quinone oxidoreductase subunit N, with product MSLVQSVDNVAMLPAYLAAGTAVLVLLVDLLVARPAVTVAVAALGAAGTAAGAALVGAAGERRTFCVGDDCSWVWGGRAALVGAVIALLTLGVLALSGPLLRAGRTPVGEYCFLLACAMTGGVVLGAAGDLITLIVALETLTLPLYVLVGLRRGSLAGAEAAVTFFVVSVVATTVTLLGAALLYAVTGTLHLDRLGATLADRTDLTDLPLTGVAVALVVAGLAFKVAAVPFHAWAPATYDGAPLPVAAYLSTASKLGGVVALLAVVQRALPGDMTGPVLAALAVLTMTVGNLVALRQRRTVRLLAWSSVAQAGYILAPLGALALTAGRTGDARTAAYAAAVAYAIFFVLLELAAFAAVVALRPADGDGGTLADLRGAARRHPWVGGAFALALIGLAGLPPGLAGLFAKVTVVRALLAGHAGWLALVVALNAVIGLAYYLRVTASLYATPTGAATIRPARTVVLALGVATAVAVVIGFAPQLVLDVAAR from the coding sequence ATGAGCCTGGTACAGAGCGTCGACAACGTGGCGATGCTGCCCGCGTACCTGGCCGCCGGCACGGCCGTGCTGGTGCTCCTGGTCGACCTGCTGGTGGCCCGGCCCGCCGTCACGGTGGCGGTGGCGGCGCTCGGCGCGGCCGGCACCGCGGCCGGCGCGGCACTGGTCGGGGCGGCCGGTGAGCGGCGCACGTTCTGCGTCGGCGACGACTGCTCCTGGGTGTGGGGTGGCCGGGCCGCCCTGGTCGGGGCCGTGATCGCCCTGCTCACGCTCGGCGTGCTGGCGCTGTCCGGTCCGCTGCTGCGCGCCGGGCGTACTCCGGTCGGCGAGTACTGCTTCCTGCTCGCCTGCGCGATGACAGGTGGCGTGGTGCTCGGCGCGGCGGGTGACCTGATCACGCTGATCGTGGCGCTGGAGACGCTGACGCTGCCGCTGTACGTGCTGGTCGGCCTGCGCCGGGGAAGCCTCGCCGGTGCCGAGGCGGCGGTGACGTTCTTCGTGGTGAGCGTGGTCGCGACCACCGTCACGCTGCTCGGCGCGGCGCTGCTCTACGCGGTCACCGGCACGCTGCACCTGGACCGGCTCGGCGCCACCCTGGCCGACCGCACCGACCTGACCGATCTGCCGCTGACCGGCGTCGCGGTGGCGCTCGTGGTGGCCGGGCTGGCGTTCAAGGTCGCCGCCGTGCCGTTCCACGCGTGGGCCCCCGCCACGTACGACGGCGCGCCGCTGCCGGTGGCCGCGTACCTGTCGACCGCCTCGAAGCTCGGTGGCGTGGTGGCGCTGCTGGCGGTGGTGCAGCGCGCGCTGCCCGGTGACATGACCGGCCCGGTGCTGGCGGCGCTGGCGGTGCTGACCATGACCGTCGGCAACCTGGTGGCGCTGCGGCAGCGGCGTACCGTGCGGTTGCTCGCCTGGTCGTCGGTGGCCCAGGCGGGGTACATCCTGGCCCCGCTGGGCGCGCTGGCGCTGACCGCGGGCCGCACCGGCGACGCGCGGACGGCCGCGTACGCGGCAGCCGTGGCGTACGCGATCTTCTTCGTGCTGCTGGAGCTCGCCGCGTTCGCCGCGGTGGTGGCGTTGCGCCCGGCGGACGGCGACGGCGGCACGCTGGCCGACCTGCGCGGCGCGGCGCGGCGGCACCCGTGGGTGGGCGGCGCGTTCGCGCTGGCGCTGATCGGGCTGGCGGGCCTGCCGCCGGGTCTGGCCGGGCTGTTCGCCAAGGTGACAGTGGTACGCGCGCTGCTGGCCGGGCACGCGGGATGGCTGGCGCTGGTGGTGGCCTTGAACGCGGTGATCGGCCTGGCGTACTACCTGCGGGTCACCGCGTCGCTCTACGCGACGCCGACCGGCGCGGCGACGATCCGGCCCGCGCGGACCGTGGTGCTGGCGCTCGGCGTGGCCACCGCCGTGGCGGTGGTGATCGGTTTCGCACCGCAGCTCGTGCTGGACGTCGCGGCGCGCTGA
- a CDS encoding NADH-quinone oxidoreductase subunit M, which produces MTFGQVLLVAVVAVPALGALAAAVVPGDRAGRVVGTVAAALTLLATLPLVGGDHGWFGYGPRPAVQPWHQLDLQWVPGLDLRFHLGVDGISWPLVVLTALLTLLCCAYTLWRVPPGGGSGRALVALLLVVEVGILGTFLALDLVLFFLFFEVVLLPMYAVIAGWGGADRRRAARKFALYTLFGSVLLLVGVYVVVAAAGTADLVTLTGGAGLSRGTQLAAFTLLALAFAVKSPLWPLHSWLPDAHTQAPTVGSVILAGVLLKMGTYGLIRVAVGVAPEGARWAAPVLGVLAVAAILIGGLVCLAQDDLKRLIAYSSVGHMGFVLLGVATLTATGIQAALIGNIAHGVITALLFFLAGAVKDRAHTGSLAELSGLRETAPRLAGLLGFAAVASLGLPGLAGFWGEAFAVVAAVQRGGPLWLTLAVLAALGGALTAAYFLRLLRRVTHGRPSPAVAGLAPGLAGAELTAWAPLVLLALAVGLAPALVLSYASGPVEALLGVVP; this is translated from the coding sequence ATGACGTTCGGGCAGGTCCTGCTGGTCGCCGTGGTCGCGGTGCCGGCGCTCGGCGCGCTGGCCGCGGCGGTCGTGCCCGGTGACCGGGCCGGCCGGGTGGTCGGCACCGTCGCCGCCGCGCTGACGCTGCTGGCGACGCTGCCGCTGGTCGGCGGCGACCACGGCTGGTTCGGGTACGGGCCGCGCCCGGCGGTGCAGCCCTGGCACCAGCTCGACCTGCAGTGGGTGCCCGGGCTCGACCTGCGCTTCCACCTGGGCGTGGACGGTATCTCCTGGCCGCTGGTGGTGCTGACCGCGCTGCTCACGCTGCTGTGCTGCGCGTACACGCTGTGGCGGGTGCCGCCCGGCGGCGGCAGCGGGCGGGCGCTGGTGGCGCTGCTGCTGGTGGTCGAGGTGGGCATCCTCGGCACGTTCCTCGCGCTCGACCTGGTGTTGTTCTTCCTGTTCTTCGAGGTCGTCCTGCTGCCGATGTACGCGGTCATCGCCGGCTGGGGTGGTGCGGACCGTCGCCGGGCGGCCCGCAAGTTCGCGCTCTACACGCTGTTCGGCTCGGTGCTGCTGCTCGTCGGCGTCTACGTGGTGGTGGCCGCCGCGGGCACCGCCGACCTGGTCACGCTCACCGGCGGTGCCGGGTTGTCCCGGGGCACCCAGCTCGCCGCGTTCACGCTGCTGGCGCTCGCGTTCGCGGTGAAGAGCCCGCTCTGGCCGCTGCACTCGTGGCTGCCCGACGCGCACACCCAGGCGCCGACTGTCGGCAGCGTGATCCTCGCCGGCGTGCTGCTCAAGATGGGCACGTACGGGCTGATCCGGGTCGCGGTGGGGGTGGCCCCGGAAGGTGCCCGCTGGGCCGCGCCGGTGCTCGGCGTGCTCGCCGTCGCGGCCATCCTGATCGGTGGCCTGGTCTGCCTGGCGCAGGACGACCTGAAGCGGCTGATCGCGTACTCGAGCGTCGGGCACATGGGCTTCGTGCTGCTCGGGGTCGCCACGCTCACCGCCACCGGGATCCAGGCCGCGCTGATCGGCAACATCGCCCACGGTGTCATCACCGCCCTGCTGTTCTTCCTGGCCGGTGCGGTCAAGGACCGCGCCCACACCGGGTCGCTGGCCGAGCTGTCCGGGCTGCGGGAGACCGCGCCCCGGCTGGCCGGGCTGCTCGGCTTCGCGGCGGTGGCCTCGCTGGGGCTGCCCGGCCTGGCCGGGTTCTGGGGGGAGGCGTTCGCCGTGGTGGCCGCGGTGCAGCGGGGCGGGCCGCTCTGGCTGACGCTCGCCGTGCTCGCGGCGCTGGGCGGGGCGCTGACCGCCGCGTACTTCCTGCGGCTGCTGCGCCGGGTCACGCACGGGCGGCCCAGCCCGGCGGTGGCGGGGCTCGCACCCGGGCTGGCGGGGGCGGAACTGACCGCCTGGGCACCGCTGGTGCTGCTCGCGCTCGCGGTCGGCCTGGCTCCCGCGCTCGTGCTGTCGTACGCCTCCGGTCCGGTGGAGGCGCTGCTGGGGGTCGTCCCATGA